In Gemmatimonadales bacterium, the genomic window CAGGACTGGAACCTCTTCAAGACGGACAGCACGGGCGCGCGGACGGTGCGCACCGCCGACGACATCATCGCCGCGACGCTGAAGCAGGTGGACAGCATCAAGGGCAACGTCATCCTGCTCCACAGCGGCGGCGGCGACCGGAAGGCGACGGTGCAGGCCCTGCCGGTGCTGGTGCACGACCTCGAGGACCGCGGCTACCAGTTCGTCACGGTCTCCCAGCTGATCGGCGTGCCGCGCGACGTCGTGATGCCCTCGGTGAGCCCGCACGAGGAGCTGCTGGTCGGCCTCGACCGGGTGACGTTCGACACCCTGTTCACCTTCGAGACCCTGCTCGGCGCCACGTTCATCTTCGCGGTCGCACTGGCCGTCGGCCGGGTGGTGTTCATCATTCCCGTCGCCCTGCTGGCTCGCCACCGCGCCAAGCGCACGGTGTTCGACCCCGCCTTCCGCCCGTCGGTCTCGGTGCTGATCGCCGCCTACAACGAGCAGCCGGTCATCGTCCGCACCATCCGCAGCGTGCTGGCCAACCAGTACCCGGACCTGGAAGTCATCGTGGTGGACGACGGCTCGGCCGACGGCACGGGCGACGCGGTGAGCCGCGAGTTCGGCGCCGACCAGCGCATCCACCTGATACGCCAGGCGAACGGCGGCAAGGCGGCCGCGTTGAACCGCGGGATCCAGGACGCGCGCGGCGACATCCTGGTGTGCTTCGACGCCGACACCCAGATCGCCCCGCAGGGCATCGCGCTGATCGTCCGCCACTTCCAGGACGCGCAGGTGGGCGCGGTGGCCGGAAACGTGAAGGTCGGCAACCGCATCAACGTCCTCACCCGCTGGCAGTCCATCGAGTACATCACCAGCCAGAACCTCGACCGGCGGGCGTACGCGCATCTCAACGCCATCACGGTCGTGCCCGGAGCGGTGGGCGCCTGGCGGCGCAGCGCCGTGCTCGCGGTCGGCGGCTATCTCGCCGACACGATGGCCGAAGACATGGAGCTGACCTACCGGCTCCGGCGCGCGGGATGGCGGATCACCGCCGACACCGAGACGCTCGGCTACACCGAGGCGCCGGCCACCTTCCAGGCGTTCTTCCGCCAGCGCTTCCGCTGGGCCTACGGCACGCTGCAATGCCTGTGGAAGCACCGCGGCGCGCTGTTCCGCTACGGGTGGTTCGGGGGCCTCGCGATCCCCGCGGTGTGGGTGTTCCAGGTCCTGTTCCAGGCCCTGGGCCCGCTGGTGGACCTCAAGGTGGTCTGGACCCTGATCGACTTCGCGTACTCCTGGGCCACGATGGGGGCCCTGCACCAGGACTGGCAGCCGCTGCCGGGCATCACGCGGCTGGTGCTGGAGGTAGGGTTCTTCTACGGCATCTTCTTCGGCGTGGACCTGGTGGGCGCGCTCATCGCCTACCGGCTCGACCGGGAGAAGTACCGGGACCTGTGGTGGCTGTTCTGGCAGCGGTTCGTCTACCGCCAGCTGATGTACGCGGTGCTGTGGAAGTCGGTGGTGACCGCGATCAAGGGCAAGCGCCAGGGCTGGGGGAAGCTGGAGCGCAAGGGCACCGTGCGCCTGGCGGTACGGACGGCGCGGACGGCGTAGCCGCCGCTTGCGCCGGCGGCTGCCGCGCGCTACCTCTGACCCCACCAGACACCTCTTCGAGGCCCTCATGCGTCGCACCGCATCCCTCACCGCCGGCGTCGCGCTCCTGCTGCTCGCCGCCTGCCAGCCCTCCAACAAACCCCAGCTGCTCACTGGCGCCGACTCCACGGCGATCGCCAAAGTCCGTGCGGACTACGCCGCCGCCTGGAACCGGGGCAACGTCGACGGCGTCGTGTCGCTGTACACCGACGACGCACTGCTGCAGCAGGCCGACACGGGGGCGCTCAAGGGCAGCAACGCCATCCGCACCTACCTCAACAGCGCCCTGGGCACGCCCACCCGACCCGTGCTCGCCGTGACCTCGACCGCGCTGACCGGCCGGCAGGACCTGGCGGTCGACGTGGGGACCTTCACGCTGACGCCCCCCGCGCCCCCCGCGCCCGCCAAGGGCGCGGCGCCGGCCGCGCCCGCGCCGATGTCCGGCAAGTACCTGGCGGTGATGATGAAGCAGTCCGACGGCCGCTGGAAGCTCACCTGCCTGGCCAGTAGCGGCGACGCGCCCATGGCGCCGCCGGCGCCCGCGAAGAAGGGGCGGTAGCAGAAGGGCCGGGCCGATAGCGGAAGGCGGTTTGCCGGGCAGTTGCCAGACGGCAAGTCGAGCAGTGGTTGCCAGGTGAAAGAGGCAAGGGGCCAGACCGGTTGCCAGTACTTGCAGCTGGTCTGGCCGCCGTCGTCTCACGGCTGGTAACCACTGGCAACTTGGCGTCTGGGAACCCCCTAACTAGGTTTAAGGGCTTTTATGGCCGACGTCTCGCTTCGGCGCAGCCAGCTCATGCTGCTCGCAGGGACCGCGAACCGGCCCCTGGCCGAGGAGATTGCGGCGCATCTCAAGCAGCCGCTGTGCGAGGTGACGATCCGGCGGTTCTCCGACGGCGAGCTGTTCGTCAAGATCGACGAGAACCTGCGTGGGCGCGACGTCTACATCATCCAGCCCACCAACCCGCCGGCCGAGAACCTGATCGAGCTGCTGCTGCTGATGGACGCGGCGCGGCGGGCGAGCGCGGCGCGGATCACGGCGGTGATCCCGTACTTCGGCTACGCGCGGCAGGACCGCAAGGACCAGCCGAGGGTGGCCATCAGCGCCAAGCTGGTCGCGAACCTGGTGAGCACGGCGGGCGCGGACCGGGTGCTGGCGATGGATTTCCACTCGCACCAGCTGCAGGGGTTCTTCGACATCCCGGTGGACCATCTGTACGGCGCGCCGGTCCTGACGGCGCACTACCGGCAGAAGATGCTGAAGGACCTCGTGGTGGTCGCGCCGGACGTCGGCTCGGCGAAGATGGCGCGGGGTTTCGCCAAGCGCCTCAACGGCTCGCTGGCGATCATCGACAAGCGGCGCCCGTCGGCGAACATCGCCGAAGTGGTCAACGTGGTCGGCGAGGTCGAGGGGCGCGACTGCCTGATCCCCGACGACCTCATCGACACCGCCGGGACGGTGAGCGAGGCCGCCGCGGCGCTGAAGCGGCTCGGCGCCCGGAACGTGTACTGCTGTGCGTCGCACGCGCTGCTGTCGGGACCGGCGATCGACCGCCTGTCGGCGTCGCCGATCGAGGAGCTGGCGGTGACCAACACGATCAACATGCCGAACCGGAAGCCGTTCGACCGCCTGGTGGTGCTGTCGGTGGGGGGCTTGCTCGCGACGGCGATCGCGAACACGCACAGCGACAAGTCGGTGAGCAGTTTGTTCGATTGAACACCAAGTGAGAGGTGAGGGCTCTCACTCTTCACTTCTCTCGTCTCACGCTTCGAGGATCGGAGCAATGGCCCAGACCGTTCAGTTGAAAGCGAGCAACCGTTCCACCCACGGCAAGGGCGCCGCGCGCGCCATGCGCCGCGGCGGGCAGGTGCCGGCCGTCATCTACGGGCGCGGCCGCGAGCCGGTCGCCCTCACCGTCGACGGCGTGGCCCTCGGCCGGCTGCTCGAGAAGATCCACCCCGAGAGCACCATCGTGGAGCTGGCCCTGGACGGCGGGACCGTCCCCACGCTGATTCGCGAGGTCCAGCGGCACCCGGTCCGCCCGGGGATCGTGCACGTGGACTTCTACGAGATCCGCGCGGGCGAGAAGATCCGGCTCGAGGTGCCCATCCACTGCGTCGGCATTCCCGAGGGGGTGCGCAACCAGGGCGGCACGCTGGACCAGGTCATCCGCAACGTCGCCATCGAGGTCCTGCCGACCGACATCCCCGAGCGCGTGGAGCTGGACGTGACGGCGCTCACGATCGGCAAGTCGCTGCACGTCTCCGATCTGGCGATCCCCAACGTCCACATCCTCATGGATGCGGCGCTGACGGTGTGCACGGTCGTCGCGCCGCGGGTCGAAGAGGTCGTCGCGCCGGTGGCCGGCGCCGTGGTGGAGGGTGCGCCGGTGGAGGGCGAGGCGGTTGCGGCTCCGGTCGAGGGTGCCGCGGAGGTCGCGGAGCCCGAGCTGATCCGGAAGCGCAAGCCGACGGACGAGGAGGGCGAGGTCGAGGAGAAGAAGGACAAGAAGGACAAGAAGTAGGACGGGCGGCGTGGCGTGAAGCTGATCGTCGGGCTCGGCAACCCCGGCGCCGGTTACGCCGACACCCGCCACAACGCGGGATTCTGGCTGGCCGACACGCTCGCCTCGCGGTGGCGGCTTCCGCGCTTCCGGCGGCAGCCGCCGTCGCTCGCGACCGGCGGCCGCACGCCGTTCGGGAGCGTCCACCTCCTCAAGCCGCAGACCTTCATGAACGACTCCGGACACGCGCTCGCGGGGCTCCGGCCCCCCGAGCCCGGCGGCCCCATCGAGGGCCTGCTGGTCCTGGTGGACGACGTGGCGCTGCCGGTAGGCTATTTCCGGATCCGCCCCCGCGGGAGCGCCGGCGGACACAACGGCCTGAAGAGCATCGAGTCCACGCTCGGCACGCGCGAGTACGCCCGGCTGCGGATCGGCGTGGGTCCGGCGCCCGAGGGCGTGGACGACCTGGCGGCGTTCATGCTCGAGCCCATGCCGCCCGATGATCGCCAGGTCGTCGAGGAGCTGCTGCCGCAGATGGGCGAGGCGGTGGAGTGCTGGATGACGGAGGGCGCGGAGCGCGCGATGACGCGGTTCAACCGTCGCGTGCGCCCGGCCGGGTGACCTCGCGCGAGATCCGCTACCGAAAGGACGCCAGATGAGCCTGCGCCGTGTCCTGTTCTCCTTCGCCGTGGCCTTCATCGCGGCGCTGGCGGTGTTCACCCTGCCCCGCTTCGTGTACAACTCGGTGACGGCGGCGGTGGCCCAGGCACCCAGGGCGGCAGTCGGGGATTCGGGGGCGGGGACCGGGGACCGGCCAGGCGCGCAGCACCCGGCCGCGGCGCCCGCAGCCCAGAGCCCGGCTCCGTCTTCCCCGAGCCCCACCCTCCAAGCCCCGACCCCCGTCTCCCTGCCCACCCGCCTCACCGGCCTGCTGGGCATGGCGCTGTTCCTGCTGGTCGGCTACCTGCTGAGTCGCAACCGCGGTGCCATCAGCTGGCGCACCATCGGCTGGGGCCTCGGGCTCCAGCTGGCGTTCGCGGTCTTCGTGCTGCGGGTGCCCTTCGGGATCCGGCTGTTCCGGAGCCTGGGCGACATCGTCACCCGGATCCTCAGCTTCTCGTACGCGGGCTCCGAGTTCGTGTTCGGCGACATCGGCGCGCAGCACGCCAAGATCGGCGTGGTGTTCGCGTTCCAGATCCTGCCGGCCATCATCTTCATCTCGGCGCTGATGGCGATCCTCTACTACCTCGGCATCATGCAGGTGGTGGTGCGCG contains:
- a CDS encoding SgcJ/EcaC family oxidoreductase → MRRTASLTAGVALLLLAACQPSNKPQLLTGADSTAIAKVRADYAAAWNRGNVDGVVSLYTDDALLQQADTGALKGSNAIRTYLNSALGTPTRPVLAVTSTALTGRQDLAVDVGTFTLTPPAPPAPAKGAAPAAPAPMSGKYLAVMMKQSDGRWKLTCLASSGDAPMAPPAPAKKGR
- a CDS encoding ribose-phosphate pyrophosphokinase, translated to MADVSLRRSQLMLLAGTANRPLAEEIAAHLKQPLCEVTIRRFSDGELFVKIDENLRGRDVYIIQPTNPPAENLIELLLLMDAARRASAARITAVIPYFGYARQDRKDQPRVAISAKLVANLVSTAGADRVLAMDFHSHQLQGFFDIPVDHLYGAPVLTAHYRQKMLKDLVVVAPDVGSAKMARGFAKRLNGSLAIIDKRRPSANIAEVVNVVGEVEGRDCLIPDDLIDTAGTVSEAAAALKRLGARNVYCCASHALLSGPAIDRLSASPIEELAVTNTINMPNRKPFDRLVVLSVGGLLATAIANTHSDKSVSSLFD
- a CDS encoding 50S ribosomal protein L25, which produces MAQTVQLKASNRSTHGKGAARAMRRGGQVPAVIYGRGREPVALTVDGVALGRLLEKIHPESTIVELALDGGTVPTLIREVQRHPVRPGIVHVDFYEIRAGEKIRLEVPIHCVGIPEGVRNQGGTLDQVIRNVAIEVLPTDIPERVELDVTALTIGKSLHVSDLAIPNVHILMDAALTVCTVVAPRVEEVVAPVAGAVVEGAPVEGEAVAAPVEGAAEVAEPELIRKRKPTDEEGEVEEKKDKKDKK
- the pth gene encoding aminoacyl-tRNA hydrolase, producing MKLIVGLGNPGAGYADTRHNAGFWLADTLASRWRLPRFRRQPPSLATGGRTPFGSVHLLKPQTFMNDSGHALAGLRPPEPGGPIEGLLVLVDDVALPVGYFRIRPRGSAGGHNGLKSIESTLGTREYARLRIGVGPAPEGVDDLAAFMLEPMPPDDRQVVEELLPQMGEAVECWMTEGAERAMTRFNRRVRPAG